The Electrophorus electricus isolate fEleEle1 chromosome 15, fEleEle1.pri, whole genome shotgun sequence genome segment CTTCATTTTGCTATATCTACTCATGTCCTACCCAAATCACTTACATTGCAGTCTACAACTGGATTACAGAAGCAATTTTAAAGCAGATTCGAAAGGCATCATTGTGTGAGAATCGCGCATCTCAGTGGGCAGAAACCCGTAAAAAGCTCATGCACTGCACCTCATTTGATTAAGGGAACTGACAGCAGCACAGGAAGAGCTGGTCTGAGCCAATGGCAGACTGCAGTTCAGTGACGCAGACACTACATCTCTTCATCTACAGGTCTGAGAGAGTGGCTCACTACCGCAGCATCCGTTCAACACATGGTCAGTACTCTAGAGGAAACTCCAGTCAAGGTGGTAGAAGCAGCAGGGTGACATGGGAGGGGATAAAAACTCATGCAGAAGGTTCTTGAAGGTTCAGTCCTCCAAAACTACAGGGCTTAAATGGAAATAAGAAGCTGCCTTCACCTTTTCCTTAATTGCATCAACCTGAAAGGGAAATTTAAGAGTAGCAGCTTAAGAATATAAAGCAAACTTAACAATCCAGTATTGCAAATGCAAGAAGAGAACTAATGCAGGAAAAAGCAGTAGtgttaacagaaataaaaacagcagaaatcaCAGAAAgtataaagaaaacaatatttttcCTAATCCAAGGTTTCACTGGTTCTTCCATGAAGTCAGTTAGCAGATACATTTCCTCATCACATCTATTAAACCCCAATGGAACCTTTAACACCTAATATATCTGATGAATGACTACACAAATTACATGAGAGTCTGTACAGTCTGTGTATAGGGTATGTTAAATGAAGGGGTTTTTAAATACGAGTTACCACCAAATGTGTTCTTAAAGTAGAAGCTGGGGATGCAAGTACAAAATGTGATCAATTTCTAATTTAGAGAATTTATAAGACTGGGATATGATTATGGCTCTCCATGCTACAGGGCTGTATGCAGAGCAAAGAATAGTCATTTAACTGCaaattaattttacaataaaaacaaaaaaacgtatTTGATGAACATATACTGTTACCGTGcagaatgaataaatgatttgattttaaatggGCTAATTTATCACAGAAATGAAACGTATCCAGAGAGCCATTAACCTTTCTATGGGGGCCCAAGATTACCGACATCTGCATTACAGAAATAAAGTAACATTACAACATTTGATCAAACTACACCATCCACCTCACATAAGAAATGGGCCCTGACTCCCTCTAGTAAGTGACATGCAGCCGCTTCGCACACTCACCTTGCTGAGGTACTCCCTCATCACCTGGATGAAGTATGGCATGGAGAAGTCCATGATGTTGTGTCTCCAGGCCGTCTCCAGCACCACGTCAGGCCGCAGCAGGTCGTAGCAAGTAAAGAGGCAGGCTGCGAAGCACTCCTTCTTGTCCTCCTGCAGGAACCACTGGAGCAGCTCCTCTGCCAGCTCCGTGTCCTTCGACTCCGCCGCGTACTGCATGGCGTCCTGTAAGAGACACGCAAACACGGCCGCGGTGCGCTCGGATTAAGAGTGCTTGTTCTGCATTTCATGCGTGATGAGCTACCAGTGCCAGCACGGaagttaaggtactcgactagtaatcagaaggttgctaggtCACCTCCCATCACTGACAAGTTACTACTGTTGGGCGCCTGAACAAggcacttaaccctcaattactcaagttgtaaaTCAGACAGAACTGTAAgctgctttagataaaagcatcagcgaaatgctgtaaatgtaaataagacaCAGTGATGATAGCAGTGGGGTGTTGGGCAGGAACCTTGTAGAGTTTGTCCTTCTTGCAGAGTTCCACACTCTGCTTCCAGCGGTTGTTGCCTTTGAAAAGGTAGGCTGCGATTCTCCTGAACTCGATGAGCTCATGCTTCTCCAGGCTCTGAGCCAGGGATATGTTGTCGAAGTTGTCATAGGCGTCGATGGATGTGCGAAGAGCCTGTGCAGGACGCCAGGAAAAAACATGagatttaaaatggtaaaaacaaaaagtactCCTGAAAGGGTAGAGTCTGCTGACGATTCATGTCCCACCTGGAAATCCTCCTCGCTTATGAAGAGGTTGTTAAGTGCTTCATTTACtgatttgttgttgtggttctgtACGGACCGCAGGTACGGTTTAACCAGGGACAACTGTTTGACCTGAAAGATGCATCAAAAATAATGTCAATAAACTAAAATGGGCCcccaaaataaaacatgaccATGACAGGCCATGTAAAAACCCAAGCGGGGCATTTAACCACCTTGCTGAAGAAGTTGACGGCGCGGGTGTGGTCCAGCCTCGGGGACAGCACGATGAGCAGGTCATTCAGCAACATGGGCTTAAATTCCAGATAAAACTGAATGGCTTTGTAGTACAGCTCCACATTAGCCACctgaagaaaagcaaacaaggcTCATCACGGACCTGAATGCCACAGCACAAAACAGAACCCACCGATGATGAGAGGTGAAGCAGAACGCTAATGGCGAAGGCTTCCATGACAACAGGTCCTAATCAACTCCCTTACCTTGGTTACGATGTCTTTGAACTGGCTCTCTTTCCAGGCATCTGCTGGGTGGTTCATCATGGTGAGGATGGCATTATCGTACTCTTCATACTTGTCATAAAGGAAGACCAGCTCTGCCCATAGGTGGGCCTGCTCTGCTGCCCTCAGCACCTGGTGCACAGGTCAACACAATGTGACAAGGGGCAGGAAAGGACAGCACAGCAACAGTACAGGAATCCAGAAGCTATCCATTTGGTGCCTTCACATGGGAACAGCTGGAAATGAAGTTAAGTCTCTTGCCTTGGGGATGTTGACCCTGGACCAGAAGAGCTCCAGATGTTCCCTCATCTTCTGAGGTTTAAACTTGGAGTAGAGGATGGCCAGCTCGGTGAACATGCCCATGTGAGCACGCTCCAACCCCAGAGCTGCCTCCAGCATGGTGATCAGCTCCTCAAAGTACCCACGGTCCTGGGGGAGAATTATACACACAGGTCAGCACCAATGCcccaaaatgtgtgtgtgagtgtgctctGAGGTTTTCCCCAAATCAGCCATACACTTCAAATTACACACTGCTAAAACAGGCAAGGAGAAGATAAGTGGACTTGACTCAATGACCTGGTAGTAGTTAATGAGCTCTTCCAGTTCATCAGCATGGACCACGATATGCAACCCACACATCTGTGCCAGACGAAACTCCTTTCCATCCACACAGGCAAAGCAGACCTGGGAAGAGACACCATTTCACTCAGTGAACCGAGATGCTCAGCTAAACAATCAAAAGCAAAAGAGGTGATGGAGCTGTGTTGCCTTGAATCATTTCATGTGGGAACATAACTCACGGCTCAGCCAGCAACAGCAGAGTGAGCGGACCAAAGCGTGCTCCATGGGTACTGGCGGTCAGCACTGCAGGCTCTCACCTCTTTCCAGGTCCGTGTGCTGTTGGCTTTACGGGCCCCGTCCACGGCGGCCTGGTACTCCCCCAGGTGGACCAGAGTAGAAGCCAGGCGTCCAAAGTTGGACACATTGTTGTACAGGAGCTTAGCTGCATCGTACATCTTCTCATCATAGCACCGGTCACCAACCTTAGAGAAAAACCCCACGGGCATTACCTGCAGCAAACTAAGATCACGCGGCATGCAGGCGAACCCCAGGCGGGGGAGGAGAGGCTCATACCTGCTGGATGTGAGCATTGTTCGGTCCATTGATGAACTCCTCCAGCTCGGCCAGGCGGTTGGTCTTGGCCAGGGCGAAGATGAGCTCAGTCTCTACGTAAGACTCACGTGCCTTCTTGCGTGCCATCAGCAAGAACTTCACCAAATCCTCCCAGTTTCCtatagaaaacaaacacatgtttTGACCCAGAAACATTAACAGGACACTTTCTAAGGAGTAACGTTATATCTTTCATTTGGCCGGACATACCACTCTGGGCAGCAGCTTGACCCACTTCCATGTAGGCCGACGGGTCGTCCGCCTTGATGTAGGAGTCGATGGCCTCTTTGACCAGCCCCTTCTGCAACTGAGCCTTTGCCAGCTGGCTCCAGACGGCCGGCTCATTGCAGCGCTCGGCAAACTCATAGGCCCTGTCCAGATTCCCGATGTGCTCGATCAGAACCTGCAGGAAGAGGGCCATCAGCGTGACAGAGGCCAACAAGTGCAGGTGGAATGCCTCTGACAGAAAAGGCAGCTTTGGGACCGACCTGTACTGCAGATGTGTTCACATCAAACTTCCTGAAGATGGCGAAAGCCTCTTCGAAGAGCTCGTTGCTGATGGCAATGTTGGCGATGTCAGGAGCGTCGTAGTTGTCCAGGCGATTGATATACTCCATGACGCGAGTGCGGTCGGCTTTGATGGCTGTCAAAATCAGAAGATTCTGCAGGTTCCTGAGGAGCAAAGAGCGAGCAAacgaaaatgtttaaaaaataagacaaaaaaactCACACATTTGAAAATCAAAACCTACTCCAATCGAGTGGAGCGCTGAGCCAACCTGTGCTCGCTGAAAACCGAGTTGTCCAAGACAATCTTCTCCAGGAGCTCAATGAGCTCGTTGGGCAGGTCAGCGGTCATAAAAGCCTTGACTGTGACGGACACTTCTTCAGGATCCTGCGTTTCTGAAAGTGCAGTCTGCACCACCTGGAAAGAACAGGAGGTTGGGTTATGactgttttaaacacacaataacTGACAGACAGGAGAAGGCTGTACGCTGGAGACCATCACTCGGGAGATAAATGTGGGTTCTGGGTACTCTCTGGTTTGCTGGTCAGAGCACGACTGTCACCTGagctatacaaatacatttctcCTCAATGAGTGAATTTTAAACTACAGCCCCTGAGAAGCAGTGACTAGCCCTCCAGAGTATTTTGATTCCTGTACCTGGTCAATCAGGGGCCTTCTGTAGGGGTTGCTCTCAAGGAGAACGCTGGCCCACAGCTCAGGGTCCTTACGACGCACCAAATACCGAGAGAGGCTTTTAAAGAGGGAGTTTTCATTGCAGACCTGTGCATGGGATATAGTTGGATTTGCTTTagttttaaagaaatattttccaAAATGTGCATCAGCATGAAAATTGAGCAATAAAATCTGTCCTTCTCCACTCGTGACCGCTGCAATAAGGACTGTAGTGACCATTTGGTGCCAAAGCCTGTTCAAGACTGCAgatgagagaaaggagaggtgGTGGTTGCTCACATGAATGAGCTCCTGGTCACACTGTCCTCTCTCGTAGGCCACGCAGGCCAGGTGGGGGTCCCTCTTCTCGCAGTACTTGCCCACTACACGGCTGTCGTAGTAGGGGTTCTCCCGGAGGAAGCGCTCCGGGTTGTTGTTGCTGTCTATGTAGATCTTTGCAAGAGCATTGTGGGTGGCAGGTTCCTCACAGCCCTCATGGATACGAGCCTCCAACCAGGGCAACAGCAGCTTCAGCCTACcgcaagcgcgcgcacacacacacggccaggGTAAGACAAGTAGACACATAGCCTCTACATCTGGGCGCTACAGCAGAAGTTGGTCCAGGTAGGACGCACCTGTTTCTCTTCTCCACCTCCGCCACTAGCTCGTCGGTAGAGAACTGGCCGCGCACTACCAGGATCAGGTTTTTGATTACATCCTCTGAGCAGTCAACATCCAGCAGACCGCCAATCACCACAGGTAAGCGGCTGGGgttcacctgagagagagagagagagagagagagagagagacacacacacacggtttccATCTTTACCGTGGTACCTACAGAGGCTAGAGTTACTGAAGTACTGGTGCATTACTGAGGCCTTCATGGGTTTACCTTCTGCACGTAGATCTCGATGTACTTCTGCAGGTTGTTGCGATACAGATAAAGGACCAGATCATGGACAAAGTCAAAGCGGTCGCACACGATGATGAGAGGCAGCTGATCAGTCAGTTTGGCTTCCTGCATATAAAAACCATGCACATCAGAAGTACcttcaacaggaaaaaaattgATGTAAAATAGAACAGGTTACAGAGGTGCCAAACGTAATTAGGAGGCATTTGGTTTATACCTTCAGGAAATTCTTCACACGCTCAGGGTCATAGCAGTTACTCTCTCTACAGATCCTCTCCACTTCTTTGATCTGGCCAGTTTTACATGCAGCCTGAATGTACTTGAAATGAACCTCTGGATCCTGGCTGAAGTTCACAATGGAACCAAGGAAGTAGAAGAGACCTGCAAGGCACATGGTCAGGCATTACCAGCCCAAACATCTACTCCATCTGGGGTCGTCCACAATACACAAGACAAGTAGTGGAACCAAGGTGGCCGAGTGTTACCTTCAAAACTCTTGAAGGACTCGAAGAGCTCTGTGAGGGACTGCGTAGTGAGCTGCTCATGATACTTGGAGGCCACCTGGACGCAGATCTGTAGGTTCTGCCTGATGTTGGCGGACAGCATGGCCCTCAGGCACTCCAGGGAGTCCTCCACCGACAGCGAACCAAAGTAGTTCACCAGCCACTGTGTGTGACACATGGAACAGGTGGTGACAAACTGAGTTGGCACTGGACCAACAGTGTTTAGTGAATATCCAAATTCACAAAAAAGACCAAGATACATCAAGCAAGGCTGCCGTAGCCATCAGGGGAGGGAGTCACGAGTATTCTGACTCGTGGACTTTGGCATGTACCTCTGGGTTGAGCAGGTGGGTGTGGACCACCGCGCGTTTGATGTCGTATAGGTCGCTGTAGTGCTCCAGGGCTCTCTGCAGCAGCCCTGCCTTCTCACACAGCTGGGCCACATGAGCGCGGTCATAGTGGGTGAACATCTGGTTCCCCAGAATGGCGTCAGCAACCTGGAAttgaagaaggaaaaagaaaagataagaaaaaaaaaaaaaaaaaaaaaccatacaaaaAGATAAATGCCCAGAGGGTGTGACTTGATTGACTCCAGCGGGCAGTTGCGCGGGTAGTGAACACTCCTTTACCACGACTTCAGAAGAgcaaaagggggggggggggggtgtctcacCTGCGGCGCATGCATGAGGTTCATCTCCAGCAGGCGGGTCTGGAGTGGACCCTCAGTGGGCCGGTTGTTCTTCAGGGCGTCCAGTAGGAAGGACGTGCACTGCTGGATCAAGTTGTACTCCATGAACACGTCCACAATCTGagcaacaaacaaaagtgtGCGAGACCGTTAGCAATCACACCAACGACAGCAAGTAACTTCTGAAAAGAGTGACAGGAGACATGACAAATCCAATGACCAAACCAGACCAACGGATAGTCAGAAAGAACTCCAttacaaatcaaacaaaaacaaataaaaccccTAAAAACCTAAAAGGCAGCATTGACTGTGCAAGGCTAATGTCAGAGGTTTCATAAATGTTGAACAACATTGTGAGTTATTCAGGTACAATAAAGAGTATTTTTGCAAAATTTAGTGACATTAGAGTGTGGCAAGATTATTTATTTGCCAAATGGAATTGTGTTCCCTTTCCCAGAAGACACCGACTTCATCAGCGGAGCCCTCACATTCCGCTTTAGCGAGGCAATGAATGACAGACCAATGCTGTGGTCCACCAAGTACACATAGGCCATAGAGCATTTTAGTTACACTGCGGAAACAACGCAAAAGCTGTGAAAGTTCAGTACAAAGAAACTACCACAAATCCCGTCAAACGTGAATGCTCAGGTACGGTTGTCGTGCAACTGTGTGCATATAAAGTCACTTGTATCTTTGTTTTGTTGAGACAAAATATTCTAAGTGTAAGAATAAAATTCTTATCTATAGCATAAAATCACTATGTCTAGAATGAAGATCATGCTGGTTTCAGGCATGGTGTCCATGCCTCTTAATTTGATGACTCAGCACAACGTTCTAGCTGCAGAACTAAACCCCAGTCAATAAGTTCACAAGGCCCAAGTTTATTGCTAGAAACACTGCATGTAGGACTGGAAGATTAGGCTGTAATAAGCACAGACTTAATTCATTTATCTTTACAGACACATTAACAGGGTTAGTAAGGAGGAGTGCTACAACCCTGCCTTACGGGTTCATGCAAGAGGAGTCAAACACAAAGAACCTGGAGATGGGAAATGATTGAAAATAATGCGCAATTCAGTCCTGTAAAGTACAAACACCAAGTCATAAGTCAAATCGCCACTACTGGGCCTTGATTTTACGATGATGGGGTGAAAAAGGGAGGACCATGTGCGGACACGTTATATGTgcttgtgggggtggggtaagCAGCATGTATTAGTCATGAAGAACCGATGAAATGAAATAACTGATGCAATAAAAACGTGACCTTGTCCCATCAAGGTCAAAAATTACATCCTGGTAGAGGTTAAATGAACAGTTACTTCCCGATTAAGGATCGTAACATTTGGgggagatggacagacagatggCAGGCGGCCCCTCTGCACGTGGAGTCTTAATTATCAGAACAGCAGGACAAAGTGAGCTATGAAACAGTGGACAAAGTACATTCTAGAAAGAGACACAGGGAACATGGTGCAGCACAGAGGGGCATCTACCTGGGTGATGTCCGCCAGTGGCTCCTCGTCCTGCACAAGCATCTGGGCGAACTGCAGGCCCTGCTCCGCACTGATCCGCATCACGTTCCTCAGCAGGAAGATCCAGTCTGGAGTGTATCCCACCTGTAGGCCCACCAGACCAGACCAGGTGAGCACAGCACAAGAGAGCAGTCAATAACCCAACATTCAAATGATCAATCaacaattttttgttttgaatgtcaTTTTAGCAAAGTCATCTGAAAAGGCCCACCTTTCTTGCATAAAGTACAATTTTCTGGAACTGGCCAGTTTCTGCAAAGCACTGTATGACTTTGTTGGGAACGTTAGCCCTTAGGTATACACTGAGAGCAAGAGTTGGGTCCACCGTCTTCACCAAATCTCCCAGTTCTTCGGAGCACTCCAGCTGAATTAAGAAAGCAGTTAGCATCTGCCAGACTtttagaagagaaaaaaaaaaaaaaaaaaaaagtgatcaattttttttaaaaaccacaccccccacccccacactctACCTTGTCCTCTTTGAGCCACTTCTCCAGCAGCTGTTTGCGGCCCTGCTGCAGTACCGGCCTGCAGAGCTCCAGAGACTCAAACTTGTTGAGCTGGCCCTGGTCCAGCAGGATGCCGAAGTACTGCAGCAGCGGGGAGGTCTGGCCCGGCTGGGCCGGCACGCTCTGGAAGCGGCGGATGGTGTCAGGGGTTCGCAGAATgccctggggggggggcacacaaCAAGCAGATGTCAGCTTCAGCAGCTCGATACTGTGGGAACAGTATCGCCGAGTTGGGTGCTACGAAATACCTTTGGTGCGTTGGCAGCCACTTTAGCTGCCTCCGAGTAGTTTCCAGCTGCAAAGAGGGTGTTGAACTTTCGTGCAAATAGCTCCTCAGCACCGGCCAAGTTGTTGCGGACAGCCATGCGCAGGGCCAGGTCAGGATTTTGTAAGACGTTGGTTATGTAGGGGATGATGTTctcttcctccacacacacagacagcacctGAAAGAGAGGAGTGCAGGATAGGTGGTGTTAAGTGCGGAGAAGATGCCTCACGGAAAGTGCAAGGCGGCATCTACGGCAGCCCTGCGCCTCCCTTAGCTCACCTGAGAGAGCACGTAGCCTAAGATGATAACCACTGCAAGGTCATGGGCTCAGGAGCAAAGACATATGGTCAGACTGAAACATGCGACAGACTCTCTACATAATAGCACATGCCAAAACACTGAAACCTAAGGCGAGATCCAGGAACATGccttcagcaccatggagagcgGCAAAGACAAAGCCAGTGAAGAGGGTGGGAGCTGTCCACCGCAGTCCTCGTTACTCTGTTCAGTAAAGGGGGTGCCCCACTATCACTATAAACACGGAGCACCACAAAAGTAAAATCAGAAGAGAGTAATTTTGTTCTAAACAGGCCACATTCTTTcataagagagaaaagagaaaaaacattcGACATCGGGGAAAATTTACCAATGAAGAGAGCTCTATTAAAAAAAGCACCAACATAAATATGTACACTGGCCCAAAATCAAAAGGtctataaatacaatataaaaacaaacacatataaaaacaaacccTGTACTGTTCACAAGGTGGCGGCACAATGCGCACCCTGGACATGACAGCAGGTTGTGGGCAGCTCCAGACCTGCCCATCAGTGGCACAGACAGCAGGGAGCTAGCCGCTGGTCCAAGAGGATTACAGGCACCCACAGCCTGGTCGCACACGCCTAACGCCTCTCAGGCACCCGGGATGCCTGCGCTGTTATTTACAGGGATTCCTCGATGCCAAGGTCGCAGCAGGGTGGAGCACTACCAACCACACAGGCATGAGCGCAAGTGGGCTTTGAGGGTTCAGCCGAGGTTCAATGCTGTCGGGCAGGGTGCGCGAAGCGACAAAGGAAAACGATCGTGTTTACTCCCAGCTCACTGCATATTTCATGGCTCCAGAGTCTGTGCTAGAAAATAATTCATCATCTGGAGGCATCCGGTTACACtaaacagtgcacacacacaagtctgtCCCCAGCGATGGCCTGCTTTTACAGTTAACAGCATGCAAACAAACCCATGCTATGAGTTCACATTTAAAGAGTCAGCCAATGTACTCAAGTCCAAAATCCTAAACCTGAGACAATAAGAGTACGTCTTTTTAAGGGAACCATGGCAA includes the following:
- the cltcb gene encoding clathrin, heavy chain b (Hc) isoform X3 — encoded protein: MAQILPIRFQEHLQLQNLGINPANIGFSTLTMESDKFICVREKVGEQAQVVIIDMNDPNTPIRRPISADSAIMNPASKVIALKDAAKTLQIFNIEMKSKMKAHTMTDDVTFWKWISLNTVALVTDNAVYHWSMEGDSQPIKVFDRHSSLAGCQIINYRTDAKQKWLLLIGISAQQNRVVGAMQLYSVDRKVSQPIEGHAAGFAQFKMEGNAEESTLFCFAVRGQAGGKLHIIEVGTPPTGNQPFPKKAVDVFFPPEAQNDFPVAMQISSKQDVVFLITKYGYIHLYDLETGTCIYMNRISGETIFVTAPHEATSGIIGVNRKGQVLSVCVEEENIIPYITNVLQNPDLALRMAVRNNLAGAEELFARKFNTLFAAGNYSEAAKVAANAPKGILRTPDTIRRFQSVPAQPGQTSPLLQYFGILLDQGQLNKFESLELCRPVLQQGRKQLLEKWLKEDKLECSEELGDLVKTVDPTLALSVYLRANVPNKVIQCFAETGQFQKIVLYARKVGYTPDWIFLLRNVMRISAEQGLQFAQMLVQDEEPLADITQIVDVFMEYNLIQQCTSFLLDALKNNRPTEGPLQTRLLEMNLMHAPQVADAILGNQMFTHYDRAHVAQLCEKAGLLQRALEHYSDLYDIKRAVVHTHLLNPEWLVNYFGSLSVEDSLECLRAMLSANIRQNLQICVQVASKYHEQLTTQSLTELFESFKSFEGLFYFLGSIVNFSQDPEVHFKYIQAACKTGQIKEVERICRESNCYDPERVKNFLKEAKLTDQLPLIIVCDRFDFVHDLVLYLYRNNLQKYIEIYVQKVNPSRLPVVIGGLLDVDCSEDVIKNLILVVRGQFSTDELVAEVEKRNRLKLLLPWLEARIHEGCEEPATHNALAKIYIDSNNNPERFLRENPYYDSRVVGKYCEKRDPHLACVAYERGQCDQELIHVCNENSLFKSLSRYLVRRKDPELWASVLLESNPYRRPLIDQVVQTALSETQDPEEVSVTVKAFMTADLPNELIELLEKIVLDNSVFSEHRNLQNLLILTAIKADRTRVMEYINRLDNYDAPDIANIAISNELFEEAFAIFRKFDVNTSAVQVLIEHIGNLDRAYEFAERCNEPAVWSQLAKAQLQKGLVKEAIDSYIKADDPSAYMEVGQAAAQSGNWEDLVKFLLMARKKARESYVETELIFALAKTNRLAELEEFINGPNNAHIQQVGDRCYDEKMYDAAKLLYNNVSNFGRLASTLVHLGEYQAAVDGARKANSTRTWKEVCFACVDGKEFRLAQMCGLHIVVHADELEELINYYQDRGYFEELITMLEAALGLERAHMGMFTELAILYSKFKPQKMREHLELFWSRVNIPKVLRAAEQAHLWAELVFLYDKYEEYDNAILTMMNHPADAWKESQFKDIVTKVANVELYYKAIQFYLEFKPMLLNDLLIVLSPRLDHTRAVNFFSKVKQLSLVKPYLRSVQNHNNKSVNEALNNLFISEEDFQALRTSIDAYDNFDNISLAQSLEKHELIEFRRIAAYLFKGNNRWKQSVELCKKDKLYKDAMQYAAESKDTELAEELLQWFLQEDKKECFAACLFTCYDLLRPDVVLETAWRHNIMDFSMPYFIQVMREYLSKVDKLDASESLRKEEEQATEAQPIVYGTPQLMLTAGPNVAVPPQQPYGYGYPPNAAGYGQPAQTGFSYGM
- the cltcb gene encoding clathrin, heavy chain b (Hc) isoform X4 gives rise to the protein MAQILPIRFQEHLQLQNLGINPANIGFSTLTMESDKFICVREKVGEQAQVVIIDMNDPNTPIRRPISADSAIMNPASKVIALKAAKTLQIFNIEMKSKMKAHTMTDDVTFWKWISLNTVALVTDNAVYHWSMEGDSQPIKVFDRHSSLAGCQIINYRTDAKQKWLLLIGISAQQNRVVGAMQLYSVDRKVSQPIEGHAAGFAQFKMEGNAEESTLFCFAVRGQAGGKLHIIEVGTPPTGNQPFPKKAVDVFFPPEAQNDFPVAMQISSKQDVVFLITKYGYIHLYDLETGTCIYMNRISGETIFVTAPHEATSGIIGVNRKGQVLSVCVEEENIIPYITNVLQNPDLALRMAVRNNLAGAEELFARKFNTLFAAGNYSEAAKVAANAPKGILRTPDTIRRFQSVPAQPGQTSPLLQYFGILLDQGQLNKFESLELCRPVLQQGRKQLLEKWLKEDKLECSEELGDLVKTVDPTLALSVYLRANVPNKVIQCFAETGQFQKIVLYARKVGYTPDWIFLLRNVMRISAEQGLQFAQMLVQDEEPLADITQIVDVFMEYNLIQQCTSFLLDALKNNRPTEGPLQTRLLEMNLMHAPQVADAILGNQMFTHYDRAHVAQLCEKAGLLQRALEHYSDLYDIKRAVVHTHLLNPEWLVNYFGSLSVEDSLECLRAMLSANIRQNLQICVQVASKYHEQLTTQSLTELFESFKSFEGLFYFLGSIVNFSQDPEVHFKYIQAACKTGQIKEVERICRESNCYDPERVKNFLKEAKLTDQLPLIIVCDRFDFVHDLVLYLYRNNLQKYIEIYVQKVNPSRLPVVIGGLLDVDCSEDVIKNLILVVRGQFSTDELVAEVEKRNRLKLLLPWLEARIHEGCEEPATHNALAKIYIDSNNNPERFLRENPYYDSRVVGKYCEKRDPHLACVAYERGQCDQELIHVCNENSLFKSLSRYLVRRKDPELWASVLLESNPYRRPLIDQVVQTALSETQDPEEVSVTVKAFMTADLPNELIELLEKIVLDNSVFSEHRNLQNLLILTAIKADRTRVMEYINRLDNYDAPDIANIAISNELFEEAFAIFRKFDVNTSAVQVLIEHIGNLDRAYEFAERCNEPAVWSQLAKAQLQKGLVKEAIDSYIKADDPSAYMEVGQAAAQSGNWEDLVKFLLMARKKARESYVETELIFALAKTNRLAELEEFINGPNNAHIQQVGDRCYDEKMYDAAKLLYNNVSNFGRLASTLVHLGEYQAAVDGARKANSTRTWKEVCFACVDGKEFRLAQMCGLHIVVHADELEELINYYQDRGYFEELITMLEAALGLERAHMGMFTELAILYSKFKPQKMREHLELFWSRVNIPKVLRAAEQAHLWAELVFLYDKYEEYDNAILTMMNHPADAWKESQFKDIVTKVANVELYYKAIQFYLEFKPMLLNDLLIVLSPRLDHTRAVNFFSKVKQLSLVKPYLRSVQNHNNKSVNEALNNLFISEEDFQALRTSIDAYDNFDNISLAQSLEKHELIEFRRIAAYLFKGNNRWKQSVELCKKDKLYKDAMQYAAESKDTELAEELLQWFLQEDKKECFAACLFTCYDLLRPDVVLETAWRHNIMDFSMPYFIQVMREYLSKVDKLDASESLRKEEEQATEAQPIVYGTPQLMLTAGPNVAVPPQQPYGYGYPPNAAGYGQPAQTGFSYGM